The following coding sequences are from one Capsicum annuum cultivar UCD-10X-F1 chromosome 3, UCD10Xv1.1, whole genome shotgun sequence window:
- the LOC107864725 gene encoding uncharacterized protein LOC107864725 — translation MTNPNAVADNRDTEKELKIKLEKWSLIEETAIQQKSRVQWLRTGMQILHIFFAQLKNRVAQNTITSLLTSDGTRIFALEELENEILIFYRELLGKSAAILPSVDATVMQLGHTLNREQQQMLAAEVTVDEIEQALKDISDLKALGDIQSVKCLYDCFKQFSEASGLVENIEKSNVYFGGVQQTAQDQILQELRL, via the exons CCTAATGCAGTAGCTGACAATAGAGATACTGAGAAAGAGTTGAAAATAAAACTAGAGAAATGGAGTTTGATTGAAGAAACTGCTATACAACAAAAATCTAGAGTCCAGTGGCTAAGAACAGGGATGCAAATACTGCATATTTTTTTTGCACAGTTGAAGAATAGAGTGGCTCAAAATACGATTACTAGTCTCTTGACATCAGATGGCACCAGAATCTTTGCACTAGAGGAGTTAGAAAATGAAATTCTAATATTTTACAGAGAGCTCTTAGGGAAGTCTGCGGCTATCTTGCCAAGTGTTGATGCAACCGTAATGCAATTAGGACATACACTGAATAGAGAACAACAACAAATGTTGGCAGCAGAAGTCACTGTGGATGAAATAGAGCAGGCTCTTAAGGATATTAGTGATCTTAAAGCACTCG GGGATATTCAATCTGTGAAATGTTTATATGACTGCTTCAAGCAGTTTTCCGAAGCTTCGGGGCTGGTGGAAAATATTGAGAAAAGCAATGTGTATTTTGGTGGAGTGCAACAAACAGCTCAAGACCAGATACTACAAGAACTACGGTTGTAA